One Methanococcus aeolicus Nankai-3 DNA segment encodes these proteins:
- a CDS encoding 2-oxoacid:acceptor oxidoreductase subunit alpha: MIGKDGKLKPGTYFMQGNEACAEGALSAGCNFFGGYPITPSSEVAERLSKRLPQIGRPYVQMEDEISALATVLGASWAGAKAMTATSGPGFSLMQEHIGYGVMTETPFVLVDVQRGSPSTGQPTMASQSDMMQAKWGSHGDYQIIAFAPSSVQECFEYTIKAFNMSEKYRVPAFVMSDEIVGHMREKLVIPEEIEIINRKEGLGKYPFYPEEDLIPKMPTFGNGWNTHVTGLTHSEKGYPDAASKPAEHHKLVKRLNDKILNNLKDIVSYEEKYLDDCGDVVVVSYGAPSRSAETAVNELREKGVSAGILRLETVWPFPDYKILEIAKKTEKIIIPEMNFGQISREVQRASKGHCEVSLVGKTGGEIHVPEEIINEL, translated from the coding sequence ATGATAGGAAAAGATGGAAAACTTAAACCCGGAACTTATTTTATGCAGGGAAATGAAGCATGTGCAGAGGGAGCTCTGTCAGCAGGATGTAATTTTTTCGGAGGATATCCTATAACTCCCTCCTCAGAAGTTGCCGAAAGATTGTCAAAAAGATTGCCACAGATAGGAAGACCATATGTTCAAATGGAAGATGAAATATCTGCATTAGCAACTGTTTTAGGTGCATCTTGGGCAGGAGCTAAGGCTATGACGGCAACAAGTGGTCCAGGATTTAGTTTAATGCAGGAACATATCGGATATGGGGTTATGACTGAAACACCATTTGTATTGGTTGATGTTCAAAGGGGGTCCCCATCCACGGGACAGCCTACAATGGCATCCCAAAGTGATATGATGCAGGCAAAATGGGGCTCTCATGGAGATTACCAAATTATAGCTTTTGCCCCATCCTCAGTTCAAGAATGTTTTGAATACACCATAAAAGCATTTAATATGTCTGAAAAATACAGAGTTCCAGCTTTTGTAATGAGTGATGAGATTGTAGGGCATATGAGAGAAAAATTAGTAATTCCAGAGGAAATTGAAATAATTAATAGAAAAGAAGGACTGGGAAAATATCCATTTTACCCAGAAGAAGATTTAATTCCTAAGATGCCAACATTTGGTAATGGCTGGAATACCCATGTAACTGGATTAACCCATAGTGAAAAAGGATATCCGGATGCTGCTTCAAAACCTGCTGAACATCACAAATTAGTAAAAAGATTAAACGATAAAATATTGAACAATTTAAAGGATATTGTATCCTATGAGGAAAAATATTTAGATGATTGTGGAGATGTTGTGGTAGTATCCTATGGAGCTCCGTCAAGGTCTGCGGAAACTGCTGTAAATGAACTTAGAGAAAAAGGAGTAAGTGCGGGAATTCTCAGATTAGAAACAGTATGGCCATTCCCAGACTACAAAATATTAGAAATTGCCAAAAAAACAGAGAAAATCATCATACCTGAAATGAATTTCGGACAAATATCCAGAGAAGTTCAAAGAGCTTCAAAAGGACATTGTGAAGTTA
- a CDS encoding 4Fe-4S dicluster domain-containing protein, translating into MIYIDEELCKGCILCVKFCPKEVLKMSEQLNKKGVHVAEVEDITKCTYCNICEMICPDQAIAVRK; encoded by the coding sequence ATGATATATATTGACGAAGAATTATGCAAAGGATGTATTTTATGTGTAAAATTCTGTCCAAAAGAAGTATTAAAAATGTCAGAACAATTAAATAAAAAGGGCGTTCATGTTGCAGAGGTTGAAGATATAACCAAATGCACATACTGTAATATTTGTGAAATGATATGCCCAGACCAAGCTATTGCGGTGAGAAAATGA
- the wtpA gene encoding tungstate ABC transporter substrate-binding protein WtpA, protein MNKYIKQGAPILGILLAVMFGGREGDATTKTNTTEKTTNPITLKVSYAGSLSVPFEQYEKIYKKYHNNMGVQREAGGSVDCIEKIIYLNDTADVLASADYSLISTMMMPEYADWYLMNARNEIVIAYTDKSNYKDEINSDNWYNILNKPNVKFGFTSPNKDPCGYRSLMTIQLAELHYNIPTIFNDLALKNTNFGVEKENGTNTIIIPKEIKDINTDKIFLRNTESEVLEPLKTGVYDYLFIYKSVADQHNLKYIELPKEINLGYHEYADNYKKVKLTTGDGKTKTAKPIIYGITVPKTAKHQKEGIEFVKTILEHPEVFENAGQPVIEPAVGFGNIPDELKEFVEIRK, encoded by the coding sequence ATGAATAAATATATTAAACAGGGAGCTCCCATTTTGGGCATATTACTTGCAGTTATGTTTGGTGGTCGTGAGGGGGATGCAACTACAAAAACCAATACAACAGAAAAAACCACCAATCCAATTACATTAAAAGTGTCTTATGCAGGGAGTTTGTCGGTTCCATTTGAACAATATGAAAAAATATATAAAAAATATCATAATAATATGGGGGTTCAAAGAGAAGCTGGGGGAAGTGTGGATTGTATTGAAAAAATAATATATTTAAATGATACGGCCGATGTTTTGGCTTCAGCAGACTATTCACTTATTTCAACTATGATGATGCCCGAATATGCAGACTGGTATTTAATGAACGCAAGAAATGAAATTGTAATAGCATACACCGATAAAAGCAATTATAAAGATGAAATAAATTCAGATAACTGGTATAATATATTAAATAAACCAAATGTTAAATTTGGATTTACAAGCCCTAATAAGGACCCTTGCGGATACAGAAGCCTAATGACAATACAGTTGGCCGAGTTGCACTATAATATCCCAACAATATTTAATGATTTAGCATTGAAAAATACAAATTTTGGGGTTGAGAAAGAAAATGGAACTAATACAATTATAATTCCAAAAGAAATAAAAGATATAAATACAGATAAGATATTTTTAAGAAATACAGAATCCGAGGTATTGGAGCCACTTAAAACTGGGGTATATGATTATTTATTTATATATAAAAGTGTGGCTGACCAACATAATTTAAAATATATCGAACTTCCGAAAGAAATAAATCTGGGGTATCATGAATATGCCGATAACTATAAAAAAGTTAAATTAACCACAGGAGATGGGAAAACTAAAACGGCAAAACCAATTATTTATGGAATTACAGTTCCTAAAACGGCAAAACATCAAAAAGAAGGAATTGAATTTGTTAAAACAATATTGGAACACCCCGAAGTATTTGAAAATGCAGGGCAACCAGTAATTGAACCTGCTGTTGGATTTGGCAATATTCCTGATGAGCTTAAAGAATTTGTTGAAATAAGAAAATAA
- a CDS encoding metal-dependent transcriptional regulator, whose product MISSNIEDYLETIYLFIKKNDRPIRTTELAQLLNINPSAITSMAKKLHSKEYILYEPYIGIRLTEKGKEVAKKIIRKHKIIESFLRDYLKLDEKKASEEACKIEHVISDETITKLYNYMNESKKSKI is encoded by the coding sequence ATGATTTCCTCCAATATTGAAGACTATTTAGAAACGATATATTTATTTATCAAAAAAAACGACCGGCCTATAAGAACTACGGAATTGGCCCAACTGTTAAATATAAATCCGTCTGCAATTACCAGCATGGCCAAAAAACTACATTCAAAGGAATATATACTTTACGAGCCCTATATAGGTATTAGATTAACTGAAAAAGGGAAAGAAGTTGCCAAAAAAATCATACGAAAACACAAAATCATAGAATCATTTTTAAGGGATTATCTTAAATTAGACGAGAAAAAAGCATCAGAAGAAGCATGTAAAATAGAGCATGTAATTTCAGACGAAACCATTACAAAATTATATAATTATATGAACGAATCAAAAAAGAGTAAAATTTGA
- a CDS encoding deoxyhypusine synthase, protein MREKGEKITQPKDIILKKSDEINGLEVEGPSLDNDIDLKDIITNYYQKIGFQATAVGNAINIWKNIDKIKQTDEITVFMGYTSNMVSSGLREIISYLAKHNKIDVIVTTAGGVEEDFIKCLKPFIVGEWDLDGNYLREKGINRIGNIYVPNDRYIEFETYMTEFFELLDEKQQQTNNIISAQEFCYELGKFMDRKLPDEAKEKSIIYWAYKNNIPMFCPAITDGSIGDMLYFYKIERKSNLKIDIAEDIVKLNDIAVNSKKTACIVLGGSLPKHSIINANLFREGTDYAIYITTAIPNDGSLSGAPPEEGISWGKIQSKADFVEVWADATIVFPLIVYGVFK, encoded by the coding sequence ATGCGAGAAAAAGGTGAAAAAATTACTCAACCAAAAGATATAATATTAAAAAAAAGTGATGAAATTAATGGGTTAGAAGTAGAAGGTCCATCATTGGACAACGATATTGATTTAAAAGATATAATTACAAATTATTATCAAAAAATAGGTTTTCAGGCAACGGCTGTTGGAAATGCCATAAATATATGGAAAAATATTGATAAAATAAAGCAGACAGACGAAATAACTGTTTTTATGGGATATACTTCAAATATGGTTTCATCTGGATTGCGAGAAATAATATCATATTTGGCAAAGCATAATAAAATAGATGTAATAGTTACCACAGCAGGAGGGGTTGAGGAAGATTTTATAAAATGCTTAAAACCTTTTATCGTGGGAGAGTGGGATTTAGACGGAAATTATTTACGGGAAAAAGGAATTAATAGAATTGGGAATATATATGTTCCAAATGATAGATATATTGAATTTGAAACCTATATGACGGAATTTTTTGAGCTATTGGACGAAAAACAGCAACAAACCAATAATATTATATCGGCACAGGAGTTTTGTTATGAATTGGGTAAATTTATGGATAGAAAATTGCCCGATGAAGCAAAAGAAAAATCCATTATTTACTGGGCATATAAAAATAATATTCCAATGTTTTGCCCTGCCATAACAGATGGTTCTATTGGAGATATGCTTTATTTCTATAAAATAGAAAGAAAATCAAATTTAAAAATAGATATTGCCGAAGATATTGTAAAATTAAATGATATTGCTGTAAATTCTAAAAAAACAGCCTGTATTGTGTTGGGGGGCTCACTTCCAAAACACAGCATAATAAATGCAAATTTGTTCAGAGAGGGTACAGATTATGCTATATATATTACTACGGCCATTCCAAATGATGGCTCACTTAGTGGGGCTCCACCAGAAGAAGGAATTTCATGGGGGAAAATTCAGTCAAAAGCAGATTTCGTTGAAGTGTGGGCCGACGCCACAATAGTATTTCCATTAATTGTTTATGGAGTATTTAAATAA
- a CDS encoding molybdenum cofactor guanylyltransferase, which translates to MINKRISAIILSGGKATRMGGEKPFRKVNNNYLIEKVADVLHNMELPFVVVFKHICNSENSANTLNKCDIDNQIHIFKKYNQTITFDILYNKGPLIGILSGMNLIEGGWVLILPCDTPLISENSIKNIINKIPLAESNNCNCIIPKHENGYIEPLFSIYHKSTIKTLEKIIRSSSGDRHPAIRQYINELNPLFVDVNEIDETHKSFVNVNTHNDLNKL; encoded by the coding sequence ATGATTAATAAAAGAATTTCAGCAATAATATTATCGGGCGGAAAAGCTACAAGGATGGGCGGAGAAAAACCATTTAGAAAAGTAAATAATAACTATTTAATAGAAAAGGTTGCCGATGTGTTGCATAATATGGAGCTCCCATTTGTTGTAGTATTTAAACATATTTGTAATTCTGAAAATAGTGCAAATACACTAAATAAGTGCGACATAGATAACCAAATTCACATATTTAAAAAATATAACCAAACAATTACATTTGACATACTGTATAATAAAGGTCCATTAATTGGAATTTTATCAGGTATGAATTTAATAGAAGGGGGTTGGGTATTAATTCTACCATGTGATACTCCATTAATCTCCGAAAATTCAATTAAAAATATAATAAATAAAATACCATTGGCAGAATCAAATAATTGTAATTGCATCATACCAAAACATGAAAATGGATATATTGAACCATTATTTTCGATATATCACAAATCCACCATAAAAACATTAGAAAAAATAATTAGGAGCTCCTCGGGAGATAGGCATCCAGCAATAAGACAGTATATAAATGAATTAAATCCATTATTTGTTGATGTTAATGAAATAGATGAAACTCATAAATCTTTTGTAAATGTGAATACCCATAATGATTTAAATAAATTATAG